The Astatotilapia calliptera chromosome 2, fAstCal1.2, whole genome shotgun sequence genome includes a window with the following:
- the LOC113036790 gene encoding protocadherin alpha-C2-like isoform X2 — protein sequence MDFKLCHRSGVRYVSMLIFFCVAVSVISAVTHYSIPEEMEQGSVVANLALDLGLDAKSLGRRNMRLDVIANKRYLEINKDTGELFVSEKIDREYICNSKNPSCFLKMDVTIENPIRLFNIEVEIMDINDNAPFFRRDTMHLDISESTSPGERFSLPNAVDPDFGSNSVKNYHLSKNQHFALEIQTGRDGSKFADLIVKTSLDREKQAVHNLILTAVDGGVPTRTGTASIIVRVLDVNDNAPSFEKEKYVVDVMENSPVGSLVIKLNATDLDEGSNSEIVYSYSLYTSERTQNMFNLNPENGEIRVKEMINYEDLKLYEMEIIASDKGPNSVSGQCKLTIQVTDMNDNHPEISIKSFQSPIKEDTPTDTVIAVVSVSDKDSGDNGIVDLHIPDNMPFKLRESSDNYYELVVSEPLDREKVPEYDITFTVTDRGSPPLSDNETMTLELLDVNDNVPQFPQSFYTIRVMENNAPGALLSSLTAFDPDLHENQYLVYFIIEKEIANTSMSMLFSINPENGNLYALKTFDYEIEKEFLFHIEARDSGSPPLSSNVTVHIIIVDQNDNAPVIVSPWRAHGSVVEEKIPRSTDKGSLIAKVIALDTDSVHNSRITYQFLQVTDATLFSLDQYNGEIRTMRMFSYRDPRHQRLVVVAKDNGEPALSATVTISLTTMETAVKAYSDMTEEPLEYDIFSDINLYLVIGLGSVSFLLLITILVTIVIKCQKPKPSKAAPPSRNSVISERNSTIADSTLVSNDAYWYSLFLAETRKGKLVVRQPLPKGSRYIVSSIPRGTGLTDTSDSAASTLQASTTSSSSST from the coding sequence ATGGATTTTAAATTATGTCATCGCTCTGGGGTGAGGTACGTGTCGATgctcatttttttctgtgtggcCGTCTCCGTTATATCTGCTGTTACACACTACTCAATCCCCGAAGAGATGGAACAAGGTTCCGTGGTCGCTAATCTAGCATTGGATTTGGGTCTGGACGCAAAATCACTGGGTAGACGCAACATGAGACTGGATGTCATCGCCAATAAGCGATATCTTGAAATCAATAAAGACACAGGAGAGTTATTTGTTTCTGAAAAGATTGACCGCGAATACATATGTAACAGCAAGAATCCATCGTGTTTTCTTAAAATGGATGTGACGATCGAAAATCCAATTCGTCTGTTCAACATTGAGGTTGAAATAATGGACATCAATGACAATGCGCCTTTTTTTCGTAGAGACACGATGCATTTAGATATATCCGAATCGACCTCGCCAGGGGAGCGCTTTTCCCTACCTAATGCTGTGGATCCCGATTTTGGTTCAAATTCAGTAAAAAATTACCATCTTAGTAAAAATCAACACTTTGCGCTTGAAATTCAGACCGGGAGAGATGGTTCAAAGTTTGCAGACCTGATTGTGAAAACATCTTTAGACAGGGAGAAGCAGGCTGTTCATAATCTAATACTCACTGCTGTGGACGGTGGAGTCCCCACCCGCACAGGTACAGCCAGCATCATTGTTCGAGTGCTTGATGTCAACGACAACGCCCCttcttttgaaaaagaaaaatatgtcgTAGATGTGATGGAAAACTCTCCAGTTGGCAGTCTAGTAATTAAACTTAATGCCACTGATTTAGATGAAGGATCCAATTCTGAGATTGTTTATTCATACAGTTTGTATACAtcagaaaggacccaaaatatGTTTAACCTCAATCCAGAAAATGGTGAGATCAGAGTCAAAGAGATGATAAATTATGAAGATTTAAAACTTTATGAAATGGAAATTATAGCCAGTGATAAGGGACCTAACTCAGTATCTGGACAGTGTAAACTTACAATACAGGTGACAGATATGAATGATAATCACCCAGAAATATCAATTAAATCATTTCAGAGTCCAATAAAAGAAgacacacccacagacacagTGATAGCTGTAGTTAGTGTCAGTGATAAAGATTCAGGTGATAATGGAATAGTTGATCTTCATATTCCAGATAATATGCCTTTCAAACTGAGGGAGTCCTCTGATAACTATTATGAATTAGTAGTGTCGGAGCCATTAGACCGTGAGAAGGTGCCGGAATATGACATCACTTTCACTGTGACAGACAGAGGCTCTCCTCCTTTATCTGACAATGAAACTATGACTTTAGAGCTGCTGGATGTTAATGATAATGTCCCACAGTTCCCCCAGTCATTTTATACTATACGTGTCATGGAGAATAATGCACCTGGGGCCTTGCTCAGCTCACTCACTGCCTTTGACCCCGACCTCCATGAAAACCAGTATCTAGTTTATTTCATAATAGAGAAGGAGATAGCTAACACCTCCATGTCTATGCTGTTCTCCATCAATCCAGAGAACGGTAATCTTTACGCACTCAAAACCTTTGATTATGAGATTGAGAAGGAGTTTCTGTTCCACATCGAGGCCAGAGACTCTGGATCTCCTCCTCTCAGCAGTAACGTGACCGTCCACATCATTATTGTGGACCAGAACGACAATGCTCCTGTTATTGTGTCACCGTGGCGTGCACACGGCTCTGTGGTGGAGGAAAAGATCCCCAGATCCACTGATAAAGGATCCCTGATTGCCAAGGTGATAGCCTTAGATACAGACTCTGTGCACAACTCTCGGATCACCTACCAGTTTCTACAGGTGACTGACGCCACCTTGTTTAGTCTGGATCAATACAATGGAGAGATCCGGACTATGAGGATGTTCAGTTACAGAGATCCACGCCACCAGAGACTTGTTGTTGTAGCCAAGGACAACGGAGAGCCTGCTCTCTCTGCTACAGTCACCATCAGCCTGACCACAATGGAGACTGCTGTTAAAGCCTACTCTGACATGACTGAGGAGCCTCTGGAATATGACATCTTCTCAGACATCAACCTGTATTTAGTCATCGGTCTGGGCTCGGtgtcatttctgctgctcatcacCATATTGGTCACCATCGTGATCAAGTGTCAGAAACCCAAGCCCAGCAAAGCAGCTCCTCCCTCCAGGAACAGTGTGATCAGTGAGAGGAACTCCACCATCGCAGACTCCACTCTGGTCTCCAACGATGCCTACTGGTACAGTCTGTTTCTAGCAGAGACCAGGAAAGGAAAGCTGGTGGTTAGACAGCCTCTGCCAAAGGGCTCCAGGTACATTGTGTCCAGCATACCGAGAGGGACAGGACTGACAGACACTAGTGACTCAGCAGCTTCTACTCTGCAG